Proteins from a genomic interval of Anas platyrhynchos isolate ZD024472 breed Pekin duck chromosome 4, IASCAAS_PekinDuck_T2T, whole genome shotgun sequence:
- the LOC101797893 gene encoding uncharacterized protein, producing the protein MASNYRKPGLGTTQRKKSGLKPELTEEQKQEIREAFDLFDTDGSGSIDVKELKVAMRALGFEPKKEEIKKMIADIDKEGSGTIDFEDFLAMMTQKMSEKDSKEEILKAFRLFDDDGTGKISFKNLKRVAKELGENLTDEELQEMIDEADRDGDGEVSEQEFLRIMKKTSLY; encoded by the exons aTG GCATCCAACTACAGGAAACCTGGCTTAGGCACGACCCAGCGGAAGAAAAGTGGCCTGAAACCCGAACTTACAGAAGAGCAAAAGCAGGAGATCAGAGAGGCTTTCGACTTGTTCGATACCGATGGATCCGGCAGCATCGACGTGAAAGAACTCAAG GTTGCGATGCGTGCCTTAGGCTTTGAgccaaagaaagaagaaattaagaaaatgatAGCAGATATTGACAAAGAAGGAAGTGGCACCATTGACTTCGAAGACTTTTTGGCTATGATGACACAAAAAATG AGTGAAAAGGATTCAAAGGAAGAAATCTTGAAAGCTTTCAGGTTATTTGATGATGATGGCACAGGAAAGATTTCATTCAAAAACTTGAAAAGGGTTGCCAAGGAGCTGGGAGAAAACTTAACAGATGAAGAACTTCAG GAAATGATCGACGAAGCTGAtcgagatggagatggagaagtGAGCGAGCAAGAATTTTTAAGAATCATGAAGAAAACGAGCTTATATTAG